Part of the Pseudomonas lijiangensis genome is shown below.
CCACGAAGAACGGCGTGCCGCCCAGTCGCGCAGACACCGCGAAGTTCTGCGGAATGCCGCCGATCAGGAAGCCCGGGCTCATGCCCGCATGCTCGAGCACCCAGGCCAGCATGCTGCTGGTGGTGGTCTTGCCGTGCGTACCGGCAACGGCCAGTACCCAGCGGCCCTGCAATACATGGTCGGCCAGCCACTGCGGGCCGGAAACATAAGGCAAACCTTTATTCAGCACATACTCGACTGCCGGGTTGCCACGCGACAGCGCATTGCCGACCACCACCAGATCCGGTGCCGGGTCGAGTTGGGCGGGATCATAGCCCTGAGTCAACTCGATGCCCTGAGCCTCCAGCTGGGTGCTCATCGGCGGGTAGACGTTGGCGTCGGAGCCCGTGACGCGATGCCCCAGCTCTTTGGCGAGTACCGCCAGCGAGCCCATGAACGTGCCGCAGATACCAAGGATATGAATATGCATGATGACCTCTTATAACATCCGCGCAGGGTAGCTCAGGACCGCTGAAATGGCACCCGGTCTTTGTCCGGTCGTGCAAAAGCCCGTGCCTGAATTTCATTCCCGAAGCGGGTATAAATGGCCTACTCTTGGCTACTCTCTGCCACAGGTTTGACCACGCTGAATTCCCCACAACAAGAATCAGGAGACTTCACCATGCGTTACGCACATCCCGGTACCGAAGGCGCGCTCATCAACTTCAAGGAACGCTACGGTAACTACATCGGCGGCGAGTTCGTCGCGCCGGTCAAAGGCCAGTACTTCACCAACACCTCGCCTATCACCGGCAAACCCATCGCAGAATTCCCCCGCTCCACCGCAGAAGATATCGACAAGGCGCTGGATGCCGCCCACGCCGCTGCGCCGGGCTGGGGCACGACCTCCGTGCAAGAGCGTTCGCTGACGCTGCTGAAAATTGCAGATCGCATCGAAGCCAACCTCGAAAAACTGGCCATCACCGAAACCTGGGACAACGGCAAGGCCGTTCGTGAAACCCTGAACGCCGACATCCCGCTGGCAGTCGACCATTTCCGCTACTTCGCTGGCGTCCTGCGCGCCCAGGAAGGCAGCGCGGCAGAGATCGACGGCAATACCGTGGCGTATCACATCCACGAACCGCTGGGCGTGGTCGGCCAGATCATCCCGTGGAACTTCCCGATCCTGATGGCCGCCTGGAAACTCGCGCCAGCCCTGGCAGCCGGCAACTGCATCGTGCTCAAGCCCGCCGAGCAAACGCCACTGGGCATCAGCGTACTGGTCGAGCTGATCGGCGACCTGCTGCCACCCGGCGTGCTGAACATCGTCCAGGGTTATGGCCGCGAAGCGGGGGAAGCGCTGGCCAGCAGCAAGCGCATCGCCAAGATCGCCTTTACCGGCTCCACGCCGGTGGGTTCGCACATCATGAAACTGGCGGCGGACAACATCATTCCGTCCACCGTGGAGCTGGGCGGCAAGTCGCCGAACATCTTCTTTGAAGACATCATGAGCGCCGAGCCGGAGTTCATCGAAAAAGCTGCCGAAGGCGTGGTGCTGGCGTTCTTCAACCAGGGCGAAGTCTGCACCTGCCCTTCCCGTGCGCTGGTTCAGGAATCCATCTATCCACAATTCATGGAAGCGGTGCTGAAGAAGGTCCTGAAGATCAAACGCGGCGACCCGCTGGACACCGACACCATGGTCGGCGCGCAGGCCTCACAGCAGCAATTCGACAAGATCCTCTCGTACCTTGAAATTGCCCAGTCCGAAGGCGCCGAGCTGCTGACCGGCGGCAAGGTGGAAAAACTGGAAGGCGATCTGGCGACCGGCTACTACATCCAGCCGACGCTGCTCAAAGGCAACAACAAGATGCGCGTCTTCCAGGAAGAAATCTTCGGCCCGGTGGTCAGCGTCACGACCTTCAAGGACGAAGCCGAAGCACTGGCCATCGCCAACGACACCGAGTTCGGCCTGGGTGCCGGTGTATGGACCCGCGACATCAACCGCGCCTACCGCGTAGGCCGTGCCATCAAGGCCGGTCGTGTCTGGACCAACTGCTACCACCTGTATCCGGCGCATGCGGCGTTCGGTGGTTACAAAAAGTCCGGCGTGGGTCGCGAAACCCATAAAGTGGCGCTGGAGCATTATCAGCAGACCAAAAACCTGCTGGTGAGCTACGACACCAATCCGTTGGGCTTCTTCTGATTGGTTGTTCGTGAATGAATTCACTCCCACAAGAGTGACTGTGGGATTTATCCACACAGCCTGTGTGGGAGCGGATTCATCCGCGAACAGCGCACCAACGCCGGGCATTCTCCCGAATCCCGGCGCCCCACCTTGAAGCAGCACCCGTAAATACCTCCCGCCACACCCCGCAAATTCGCACTTCCATTCACTATGGAGTATTAATTGCTTACATCGCTTCCCACAGTCGCTTGAACCGGAACGTCACCGGTTTGACCGAAAGACTACGTCCGACGCCAACGGCGGGACGTCATGGAGAATCTGTATGGCAAGCTTTTCACAGGCTATCGGTGCGCTGACGTACCGTTTCGACAGCCTCAAGGACGTGATGGCAAAAGCCAGTCCTGCCCGTTCCGGCGATTTTCTGGCCGGGGTTGCAGCGCAAAACGATGGTGAGCGAGTCGCCGCACAAATGGCGCTGGCCAATATTCCCCTCAAGCATTTCCTTGAAGAAGCGCTGATCCCTTACGAAAAAGACGAAGTCACCCGTCTGATTATCGATACCCACGACAAGCTGGCTTTTGCGCCCGTCAGCCACCTGACCGTGGGCGGCTTTCGGGACTGGCTGCTCAGCGACAAGGCCGACGAAACCAGCCTTCGCGCCCTGGCTCCCGGCCTCACGCCGGAGATGGCGGCGGCAGTCTCGAAAATCATGCGCGTGCAGGACCTGGTGCTGGTGGCGCAAAAGATTCGCGTCGTGACGCGCTTTCGCAACACCGTCGGCCTGCGCGGCCGGCTGTCGACACGCCTGCAGCCCAATCACCCGACCGACGAGCCTTCAGGCATTGCGGCCAGCGTGCTGGACGGCCTGCTGTACGGCAACGGCGACGCCATGATCGGCATCAACCCGGCCACCGACAGCACGTCGTCCATCGTCGCCCTGCTGGAAATGCTGGATGCGATCATCCAGCGTTATGAAATCCCGACTCAATCCTGCGTGCTGACCCACGTCACCACGTCCATTGAAGTGATAAACCGTGGCGTACCGGTCGATCTGGTCTTTCAATCCATCACCGGCACCGAAGCCGCCAACGCCAGCTTCGGGATCAACCTGAAACTGCTGCAGGAAGGTTATGACGC
Proteins encoded:
- the exaC gene encoding acetaldehyde dehydrogenase ExaC: MRYAHPGTEGALINFKERYGNYIGGEFVAPVKGQYFTNTSPITGKPIAEFPRSTAEDIDKALDAAHAAAPGWGTTSVQERSLTLLKIADRIEANLEKLAITETWDNGKAVRETLNADIPLAVDHFRYFAGVLRAQEGSAAEIDGNTVAYHIHEPLGVVGQIIPWNFPILMAAWKLAPALAAGNCIVLKPAEQTPLGISVLVELIGDLLPPGVLNIVQGYGREAGEALASSKRIAKIAFTGSTPVGSHIMKLAADNIIPSTVELGGKSPNIFFEDIMSAEPEFIEKAAEGVVLAFFNQGEVCTCPSRALVQESIYPQFMEAVLKKVLKIKRGDPLDTDTMVGAQASQQQFDKILSYLEIAQSEGAELLTGGKVEKLEGDLATGYYIQPTLLKGNNKMRVFQEEIFGPVVSVTTFKDEAEALAIANDTEFGLGAGVWTRDINRAYRVGRAIKAGRVWTNCYHLYPAHAAFGGYKKSGVGRETHKVALEHYQQTKNLLVSYDTNPLGFF
- a CDS encoding ethanolamine ammonia-lyase subunit EutB; this translates as MASFSQAIGALTYRFDSLKDVMAKASPARSGDFLAGVAAQNDGERVAAQMALANIPLKHFLEEALIPYEKDEVTRLIIDTHDKLAFAPVSHLTVGGFRDWLLSDKADETSLRALAPGLTPEMAAAVSKIMRVQDLVLVAQKIRVVTRFRNTVGLRGRLSTRLQPNHPTDEPSGIAASVLDGLLYGNGDAMIGINPATDSTSSIVALLEMLDAIIQRYEIPTQSCVLTHVTTSIEVINRGVPVDLVFQSITGTEAANASFGINLKLLQEGYDAGLSLNRGTLGQNLMYFETGQGSALSANAHHGVDQQTCETRAYAVARHFNPFLVNTVVGFIGPEYLYNGKQIIRAGLEDHFCGKLLGVPMGCDICYTNHAEADQDDMDTLLTLLGVAGINFIMGIPGSDDIMLNYQTTSFHDALYARQSLGLRPAPEYEAWLEKMGIFTQADGHVRFGDSLPPAFRHALAHLA